The genomic region CCTCAACCCATAACATCCATTGGTGCCGGTGTATCCAAGTGGCTTTGTAGTTGGCTGTTGAAAAATTTAATTTCCTCTCTCGTAAAATATTTCATTAAGCTTCCCGTGCGCGTGAATATCCTTCCTCTTTATCTATTAAGTAAGTGAACTTAATTAAACGTAAAAAACTTTGAGCTTGCTTACCCTATATTTATCAAAATTAGTTGAGTCTAAAATAGTCAAGCTTCAATCCTAATTTTTCACTTCTTGCCTTTAAGCTTTCCTTAACTGCTTCGATTAAATCATATTCCCAATCAAACATCCTCCCTGATATTTCATGGGTTTTAATTTGATGCCATTCTCCCTCTATTAGATTTAATTCCGCGCTATAAGTAGGAAGGAAAAACAAATATAGTCCCTGAGCACGCCATTCTTTTTCTTTCGCTTTCACAATATGGCTTTTATGGACTGAGTAATTATCTAATACAATCACTGTTATCGCTCCCGTTTGAGCTTGTCTTTGCTGTGCATATACAGCTTCCTTGTCTAAGATTTTAACCAAATTTTCTTTTGTGAACCCACTTAAGGAAGCTGCATAATTAAAACTTTTTCCTGGCTCATATATTCCTAATATGTTTAGCCTTTTCCCTCGCTTTTTACTCTGCCTTATTTTTTTCTGTTCTCCTACTTTTACATAACTGTAACTGGGACTACT from Ancylothrix sp. D3o harbors:
- a CDS encoding transposase, whose translation is LSFLEVFTGFFSLTFFEPFAKVRCTLLRIYAACGVLCLKYLDESGFSLWSSPSYSYVKVGEQKKIRQSKKRGKRLNILGIYEPGKSFNYAASLSGFTKENLVKILDKEAVYAQQRQAQTGAITVIVLDNYSVHKSHIVKAKEKEWRAQGLYLFFLPTYSAELNLIEGEWHQIKTHEISGRMFDWEYDLIEAVKESLKARSEKLGLKLDYFRLN